From one Lycium ferocissimum isolate CSIRO_LF1 chromosome 5, AGI_CSIRO_Lferr_CH_V1, whole genome shotgun sequence genomic stretch:
- the LOC132056561 gene encoding uncharacterized protein LOC132056561, with translation MASFHILKTWAIVALALTSFMQLTLGDIACENLNEDSCAFAISSTGKRCVLEKHLRRSGEEVYMCGTSEIEADKLKDWIETDECIQACGVDRNALGISSDALLESRFTNKLCSSACYKHCPNIIDLYFNLAAGEGVYLPKLCAEQKKNGRREMAEIRSSGLVAPAPESEVKPLNYMIAPALPPF, from the exons ATGGCTTCATTCCATATCTTGAAGACTTGGGCCATTGTTGCTCTTGCACTTACCTCCTTTATGCAACTCACCCTAG GGGATATAGCATGCGAGAACTTAAACGAAGACTCTTGTGCATTTGCAATATCAAGCACGGGGAAGCGTTGCGTGCTAGAGAAACATCTCCGTAGGAGTGGTGAAGAAGTATATATGTGCGGAACATCAGAAATTGAGGCTGATAAGCTCAAAGATTGGATCGAAACCGATGAATGCATTCAGGCATGTGGCGTCGACAGAAATGCCCTCGGCATTTCTTCCGACGCTCTGCTCGAGTCTCGCTTTACCAACAAGCTTTGTTCCTCTGCCTGTTACAAGCACTGCCCTAACATTATTGACCTCTACTTCAACCTTGCTGCTGGTGAAG GTGTATATCTCCCCAAGTTGTGTGCAGAGCAAAAGAAAAATGGACGCCGTGAAATGGCTGAGATCAGAAGCTCGGGATTGGTGGCACCAGCACCCGAATCAGAAGTCAAGCCTCTCAATTACATGATTGCTCCTGCACTGCCTCCTTTCTAA